In the Malaya genurostris strain Urasoe2022 chromosome 1, Malgen_1.1, whole genome shotgun sequence genome, one interval contains:
- the LOC131440295 gene encoding uncharacterized protein LOC131440295, with amino-acid sequence MDNEFVESATRTVLTMAATMLLHQSGVSEDLHELLQKASNALSDEITEREFSCAFPTASMNKTETSRYQPLTDTGIDQLVESRTMHFPETPFSVHPMSSMYQRQPLDTLAELEESKTIHFDDTRDTLACVNDGAGPDECISDRFHEEIDRSLDQSEPSYRLTRPSRPVQRRAQRETPDLYRSYVAPMPTSTSCTPKFAVGPPSAPPGIHRKRHLKRIISKQQPEASSAKPLTSETDGSFRISRAPRAPIYHDRYARIHPDRSYVSTNVAPETYFTPRELPPMSPAMDLDSVSLPDDTLFSFTSSQAVPNSAGSYRIARPDGSVKRRGKSVEPGLYRSHAENPSPRPDQVMPPHSYTPGDEESFEIYRRHGNMRRLGRRQSDTDLYRSFENVDPTTQASARSHPGVPTMIYPSKSTPAGHQQFGFTEKNLTSAREPTFLDVPSSTMFGKSMDQSRQNDPDNQISMHFPNLSRRPPNINFSTHERSKSKAESGFVSGQSLTENLEEIEADFAPDLNSTLFSKAEHGLTDIDETVCKLLDRICYQVDKIRLEGTSADRDRIGILRRNSNDYDFSTGRMRQ; translated from the exons ATGGATAACGAATTTGTCGAATCAGCTACTAGAACAGTACTCACAATGGCCGCCACTATGTTGCTTCATCAATCGGGCGTTTCTGAAGACCTTCATGAGCTCCTCCAGAAAGCAAGTAACGCATTGTCGGATGAAA tCACGGAACGGGAATTTTCGTGTGCTTTTCCAACTGCATCCATGAATAAAACTGAAA CTTCAAGATATCAACCACTCACAGATACGGGAATAGACCAACTTGTGGAGTCTCGGACAATGCATTTCCCGGAGACTCCTTTTAGCGTGCATCCGATGAGCTCAATGTACCAAAGACAACCTCTCGATACCCTAGCTGAGCTGGAGGAATCAAAAACCATTCACTTCGATGATACACGAGACACCCTTGCATGCGTCAATGATGGCGCAGGACCAGATGAATGCA TTTCCGATAGGTTTCACGAAGAAATTGACAGATCATTAGATCAAAGCGAACCGTCCTACAGATTGACTCGTCCTTCTAGACCAGTGCAACGACGGGCTCAACGAGAAACCCCCGATCTGTACCGTTCATATGTAGCACCTATGCCAACATCGACATCCTGTACACCTAAATTTGCGGTTGGACCCCCATCCGCACCACCTGGAATCCATCGCAAACGTCATTTGAAAAGGATTATAAGTAAACAACAACCGGAGGCTTCATCTGCTAAACCCTTGACGTCGGAAACTGATGGATCTTTTCGAATTTCTCGTGCTCCTAGAGCTCCTATTTATCATGATAGATATGCTAGAATCCATCCAGATCGGTCATACGTATCAACAAATGTTGCTCCTGAAACATACTTCACTCCTAGAGAACTACCGCCAATGTCCCCGGCGATGGATTTAGATTCTGTATCATTGCCAGACGACACGCTTTTTTCGTTTACATCATCACAAGCAGTCCCAAATAGTGCAGGATCATACAGAATAGCTCGCCCTGATGGCAGCGTGAAGCGACGTGGCAAATCAGTAGAACCAGGATTATATAGATCTCACGCAGAAAACCCTTCTCCTCGCCCAGATCAAGTTATGCCTCCGCATTCTTACACACCAGGGGACGAAGAGTCCTTCGAAATTTATCGGCGCCATGGCAATATGCGAAGACTGGGCAGAAGACAATCCGATACTGATCTTTATCGATCGTTTGAAAACGTTGATCCAACAACTCAGGCATCGGCACGATCTCATCCTGGAGTTCCAACAATGATTTATCCAAGCAAATCTACACCAGCCGGTCATCAGCAGTTTGGCTTTACAGAGAAGAACTTGACAAGTGCTCGTGAACCAACTTTTCTCGATGTACCGTCCAGTACTATGTTTGGAAAATCTATGGACCAGAGTCGGCAGAATGATCCCGATAATCAAATCAGCATGCATTTCCCGAATCTCTCTCGACGTCCTCCGAACATAAATTTCTCTACCCATGAACGGAGTAAGTCGAAAGCCGAATCTGGTTTTGTGTCcggtcaaagtttgacggaaaaTTTAGAAGAGATAGAAGCGGATTTTGCTCCAGATTTGAATTCTACGTTGTTCAGTAAAGCCGAACATGGACTAACGGACATCGACGAAACTGTCTGCAAGCTGCTGGACAGAATTTGCTATCAAGTGGATAAAATTCGCCTGGAAGGGACAAGTGCGGATCGAGATCGAATAGGAATACTAAGAAGGAATTCGAATGACTACGATTTCTCCACGGGAAGGATGCGGCAATAG